A window from Elusimicrobiota bacterium encodes these proteins:
- a CDS encoding ATP-binding protein — MDAKGAAGRWEESEEGALAPHAAARDAMTVVREFLHALGQAVKSVALYSSIHPVPVAAMRDCRKALAELFARMQWRQAAFTLVEGRWVVNGMVVGDAHLSDSLAAVFGGRPFDVVSFLAGMQPYELEAFCELAALPATRLASTDPAEYLRRKDVVHVHLEGIRFAADPTYSQDAPAPAPAPGPRVAAPSPRPEPRRFSPGLRREPERPASPAAVRRGSVPSPSAAQGPAPAKAALPPAAAPGKESLRLAPAPSPVKPPAAPAPAPAALRRSSVPAPSPSTGLEPSVPRAESKGGAEASSKATVTSTNFGTILKSLVEDAVTDPEERVRIYTEAVAAIKGALEHRVAERTRHLQQEAQRVLDERIRTEGVLATLAEGKVVVDREGRVLMMDPAAERITGRKLVDIAGKPILESVDTVDGMVSLARSIGAAASSEEAGKLDVVGVDEVTSAFRSSMALLQNDEGRVIGTYGVLPAAAKYREAAKLQEDFISQVTHELKAPLASMRSALELVEQLAASRLGPQEKRFLAISRDNSIRLGKMIDEMLDFSKIQAGKFVLHPEPMSVAAAVREAADGLRPWALSRKLALEVTTDGLDDDAVAALGDRARVVQILTNLISNAIKSTPEGGSIRVSADAGGAAHPGQVVLSVKDTGCGIAPEDQERIFHKFVQVTAKGQRREGVGLGLSIVRELVARQQGILWLESEPGRGTTFSFTLPLASEAPAAHPLYAELNAREPYPQEREGA; from the coding sequence ATGGATGCCAAGGGAGCCGCAGGACGATGGGAGGAGTCGGAGGAAGGCGCGCTCGCCCCGCACGCCGCGGCGCGCGACGCGATGACGGTCGTCCGCGAGTTCCTCCACGCGCTGGGCCAGGCGGTGAAGTCCGTGGCCCTTTACAGCAGCATCCACCCGGTCCCCGTCGCGGCGATGCGGGACTGCCGCAAGGCCCTCGCCGAGCTCTTCGCGCGCATGCAGTGGCGCCAGGCGGCCTTCACGCTCGTCGAAGGGCGCTGGGTCGTCAACGGGATGGTCGTCGGGGACGCGCACCTCAGCGACTCCCTGGCGGCGGTGTTCGGAGGACGCCCCTTCGACGTGGTCTCCTTCCTGGCCGGGATGCAGCCCTACGAGCTCGAGGCCTTCTGCGAGCTCGCGGCCCTGCCGGCGACCCGGCTCGCGAGCACCGACCCGGCGGAGTACCTGCGCCGCAAGGACGTCGTGCACGTGCACCTCGAGGGCATCCGCTTCGCCGCCGACCCGACCTACTCCCAGGACGCTCCGGCTCCCGCGCCCGCGCCGGGGCCGCGCGTCGCCGCGCCGTCCCCGCGCCCGGAGCCCCGGCGCTTTTCGCCCGGTCTGCGCCGCGAGCCGGAGCGTCCGGCGTCCCCGGCGGCCGTTCGAAGGGGTTCCGTCCCGTCCCCGAGCGCGGCCCAGGGTCCGGCTCCCGCGAAGGCCGCGCTCCCGCCGGCGGCCGCTCCGGGGAAGGAGTCCCTCCGCCTGGCCCCCGCGCCCAGCCCGGTGAAGCCTCCTGCGGCTCCCGCCCCCGCTCCGGCGGCCCTCCGACGGAGCTCCGTGCCGGCCCCGAGCCCCTCGACAGGGCTCGAGCCCTCCGTGCCCCGGGCGGAGTCGAAGGGCGGCGCGGAGGCGTCGTCGAAAGCGACGGTGACGAGCACCAACTTCGGGACCATCCTCAAATCGCTCGTCGAGGACGCGGTGACCGATCCCGAGGAGCGGGTGCGCATCTACACCGAGGCCGTCGCGGCCATCAAGGGGGCGCTCGAGCATCGCGTCGCCGAGCGCACGCGCCACCTCCAGCAGGAAGCCCAGCGCGTGCTCGACGAGCGCATCCGCACCGAGGGGGTGCTCGCCACTCTCGCCGAAGGCAAGGTCGTCGTCGACCGCGAGGGGCGCGTGCTCATGATGGACCCCGCGGCCGAGCGCATCACGGGCCGAAAGCTCGTCGACATCGCCGGCAAGCCGATCCTCGAGAGCGTGGACACCGTCGACGGGATGGTCTCCCTCGCCCGCTCCATCGGCGCAGCGGCCTCCTCGGAGGAGGCGGGAAAGCTCGACGTCGTCGGGGTCGACGAGGTCACCTCCGCGTTCCGCAGCTCCATGGCCCTGCTGCAGAACGACGAAGGCCGGGTCATCGGCACCTACGGGGTGCTCCCGGCGGCGGCGAAGTACCGGGAGGCCGCGAAGCTGCAGGAGGACTTCATCTCCCAGGTGACGCACGAGCTGAAGGCGCCGCTCGCGTCCATGCGCTCGGCCCTCGAGCTCGTCGAGCAGCTGGCCGCCTCGCGGCTGGGACCGCAGGAGAAGCGCTTCCTCGCGATCAGCCGCGACAACAGCATCCGGCTCGGGAAGATGATCGACGAGATGCTCGATTTCTCGAAGATCCAGGCGGGGAAGTTCGTCCTGCATCCGGAGCCCATGTCGGTGGCCGCGGCGGTCCGCGAGGCCGCCGATGGACTGCGCCCGTGGGCCCTCTCGCGCAAGCTCGCCCTCGAGGTCACGACCGACGGCCTCGACGACGACGCCGTCGCCGCGCTGGGGGACCGCGCGCGCGTCGTGCAGATCCTGACGAACCTCATCTCCAACGCCATCAAGTCGACCCCGGAGGGGGGGAGCATCCGGGTCTCGGCCGACGCCGGTGGGGCGGCCCATCCCGGGCAGGTCGTCCTCAGCGTCAAGGACACCGGCTGCGGCATCGCCCCGGAGGACCAGGAGCGGATCTTCCACAAGTTCGTCCAGGTGACGGCCAAGGGACAGCGCCGCGAGGGGGTCGGGCTCGGTCTCTCGATCGTGCGCGAGCTCGTCGCGCGCCAGCAGGGGATCCTCTGGCTGGAGAGCGAGCCCGGCCGCGGCACGACCTTCTCCTTCACCCTCCCGCTCGCCTCGGAGGCGCCCGCGGCGCACCCGCTCTACGCCGAGCTCAACGCCCGGGAACCGTACCCGCAGGAGCGGGAGGGGGCCTGA
- the folK gene encoding 2-amino-4-hydroxy-6-hydroxymethyldihydropteridine diphosphokinase translates to MSGTEAFIGIGSNVGPEENIPRAVAALAVELRLTGLSTFYRTAPVGPAGQPAFVNGVARVRTELSPRDLKSRVLRGIETRLGRVRDEDRYRPRPIDLDLLLCGDEVVREEGLSLPDPDLRERPYLAAALLELSPDLRLPDDGKALARLIGEREREVLEPLPEFSKRLKDRFGV, encoded by the coding sequence ATGAGCGGGACCGAGGCCTTCATCGGGATCGGCTCCAACGTCGGGCCGGAGGAGAACATCCCCCGCGCCGTCGCGGCCCTCGCCGTGGAACTCCGTCTGACCGGCCTCTCGACCTTCTACCGCACCGCGCCGGTCGGCCCCGCGGGACAGCCGGCCTTCGTCAACGGCGTCGCCCGCGTGCGCACGGAGCTCTCCCCGCGCGACCTGAAGTCCAGGGTCCTGCGGGGCATCGAGACGCGGCTCGGCCGCGTGCGCGACGAGGACCGCTATCGGCCGCGTCCCATCGACCTGGACCTGCTCCTCTGCGGCGACGAGGTCGTGCGCGAGGAGGGCCTCTCCCTCCCCGACCCGGACCTGCGCGAGCGGCCGTACCTCGCCGCGGCGCTCCTCGAACTCTCCCCGGACCTGCGCCTTCCCGACGACGGGAAAGCCCTCGCGCGCCTCATCGGGGAGCGCGAGCGCGAGGTCCTCGAACCTTTGCCGGAGTTCTCGAAGCGGCTCAAAGACCGCTTCGGGGTATGA
- a CDS encoding 4a-hydroxytetrahydrobiopterin dehydratase, whose translation MKTPIVRAAAAGARCAPCREGGPSLSFERSCALLTKLDGWSLNEKGRLEKSWRFPDFRAALAFVVRVGALAEEEGHHPDVRLSWGKVALELWTHKAGGLTENDFLLASKVDRL comes from the coding sequence ATGAAGACTCCGATCGTCCGGGCCGCGGCGGCGGGAGCGCGCTGCGCGCCCTGCCGTGAGGGCGGGCCTTCGCTGAGCTTCGAGCGCTCCTGCGCTCTGCTGACGAAGCTCGACGGCTGGTCGCTCAACGAGAAGGGACGCCTCGAGAAGTCCTGGCGCTTCCCGGATTTCCGCGCGGCCCTCGCCTTCGTCGTCCGCGTCGGGGCTCTCGCGGAGGAGGAGGGGCACCATCCCGACGTCCGCCTCTCCTGGGGGAAGGTCGCTCTCGAGCTCTGGACGCACAAGGCCGGGGGCCTCACCGAGAACGACTTCCTTCTCGCCTCCAAAGTCGACCGGCTCTGA
- the folB gene encoding dihydroneopterin aldolase: MASRDEIRIKDLALRCIVGLYPEERREKQDVVIQVRMETDLSEASRRDDLAHSVDYKAVKKRILAVVESSSYKLIEALAGRVAELCLEEPRVRAVEVEVEKPGALRFARTVSVVVRRERAG, from the coding sequence ATGGCGTCCCGAGACGAGATTCGCATCAAGGACCTGGCCCTGCGCTGCATCGTCGGCCTCTATCCGGAGGAGCGGCGCGAGAAGCAGGACGTCGTGATCCAGGTCCGCATGGAGACCGACCTCTCCGAAGCCTCCCGCCGCGACGACCTCGCCCACAGCGTGGACTACAAGGCGGTCAAGAAGCGCATCCTCGCCGTCGTGGAGTCCTCCTCCTACAAGCTCATCGAGGCGCTCGCCGGCCGCGTCGCGGAGCTCTGCCTCGAGGAGCCGCGCGTGCGCGCCGTCGAGGTCGAGGTGGAGAAGCCCGGCGCCCTGCGCTTCGCGCGCACGGTGAGCGTCGTCGTCCGTCGGGAGCGCGCCGGATGA